A segment of the Solanum lycopersicum chromosome 9, SLM_r2.1 genome:
ACTTTTGTTAATATCAATGTACAACTTTTTCTTGCTTTACAAATTACAAGGATGCTTTAGCCGTCTAATCAAACTCACCTTTTGACTTTGTTTAGGGAATAAATCTATCTACCCCCACAAATGgccataaaagaaaaagaaaaagatgttaaCTTTGGTTTTATacgagataaaaaaaaagttagtaaaacaaaaaaaagtaaacataaacttttttttatagaaaattgcAAAAGGGCCAATTTGGCgcttaaaatgaatttaagttaCTCGCTCGCTTTCTCTTTTACTTGTTTACTATTTTAGTAAtgtatttttcacttttattgtgttcacttttaatataacaaaaaaaaataattatttggtaATTAAAAGCCTTTTAATTATAGACTAAACCTTGTAATAACATAACatgatctatatatatatatataacctatCGTATGGAGTACCTTGTTATTATGTATAGCACGTGAAGATGTCATATGTAGAAATGgccaatttttgtttttgtcttaATTAACTTTCACAAAAATATGCTACAAGTACAATTCAAAATTGACTTAGATTTATTGTTGTATCTAGTTAGCTATGGATTATCAAAACAGAAACTTTTAAGTGGAgtgtgtgaatggaaaattgatactctttttgtcattttttatcattttgtcATTACAATTTTCAGTATTCTGTCACTTACCAATTTCAGAATTCTGCCTTGCTTGTTTTTTAGTGTTCTATCAACATGTTTTCCTCTCTTGtgttaaaagttaaattttacctatttatTTCAATGTTATACATTTTCATGTTTGTTATTTGCATGTTGTAGTCAACTTCATTAAAGTCATATTCAAGATTTTTCTCATagattttgagaaattatcttaTTTGGTCATTAAATTTGATATCATCAATCTTCAAGTATTTTTCAAGTGACAAGTTTTTGGATTTTCACTCATAAAAACTCAAGCAAAATGGATGTCACATGACTTCAAAAACTCAAATCTATAGTCAAACAGAAGCTTAGATTTTACTGGTGTTCACGGTCAATCAactcaatttaattaatatgtttaGTAAGGTCTCAAATTCGAAATCCCCTGTTAGCGAAAGCAAAGAGTTTGCCTTTCGAATCAAGCTCATCAAACTTGTTTAGTGCGAATTACCCTTCTTATGTAGTTTGCGAGCTATTGTATAACAACAGAGTTTTATCCTGTACACCCCAAAAAATAGCGATTGCGAATTTTCGTGTtcgtcactttttttttttaatagtcgAGTGACTTAATGTATgaaaatatgtattaattaaCTATGTTTaagtgattaaaaaaaaagcatatgTAATGTATTTATCGGTCTAGTGTAAAAACACTGTACAAATAAGTTTTTACCATCTTACATATTGACCATTATACATTTGAATCATGTgatcaaatatgaatattttcatacttcaatactaataaaaaaaatattgagttcaGTTAATTGACCATATTTCATTTTCTCATATTGTGTTACAGTATTTGAAAGCAAACAGCACTCTGCAACCATTATTTACAAATGTAAGAACAGGATACACTGGATCAGCTGTTGGGTTAGCACCCAACACGCCTGGTGGTAAGACAGTTGGCAGATGGTTAAAagaaaggagagagaaaaagaaagaagaaagtaGGGCCCAAAATGCCCAACTTCATGCTGTTGTTTCAGTGGCTGGAGTTGCTGCTTCGGTGGCCGCAATTGCTGCGGCCACCGCATCAGCTTCGTCCACCGCCAAAGATGAGCAAATGGCGAAGACTGATGCTGCTGTCGCTTCGGCAGCCATGCTGATTGCCGCGCAGTGCGTGGAGGCTGCCGAAGTTATGGGAGCTGATCGGGACCATCTCATGTCCGCGATCAGCTCTGCTGTTAATGTTCGATCTCATGGAGATATTTCAACTCTTACTGCTGCTGCTGCTACAGGTGACTAACAAAATACTTctattgttcaattttatacaagttttaaGTGTTAAAATTTATGCACACCAAAGATGCAAAACATAAATATCTTAAACAACAAATCCAATTCGACGAGCTAATATTTGGGATTTGAGATAGTTCTAATATGTTCTTTGTTTTTTCGCAGCATTGCGAGGGGCAGCAACATTAAAAGCAAGAGCATTGAAGGAAGTATGGAACATTGCAGCAGTAATTCCAATAGAGAAGGGAATAGGTGGAGGCACAGGGCGAAACAACGACCAAAATCacagcaacaacaataataattattgtgaGGGACTTGACATTGAAGAGAACTTTTTGGGGGTTTGTAATCAAGAATTACTTGCTCGAGGACGTGAGCTTCTCAAAAGAACTCGTAATGGTAATTTGCATAATTCTTTCCCCTGCTAACAATGCcacaaaaatttgattttctttttttctgttctgtttctaaatttttgttttattttgcgGTTTTCAGGTGATCTACACTGGAAAATTGTTTCTGTGTACCTTCATCGTAGCGGAGAGGTATAAGCACCTCCCTAGACTCGATAACTTTAAACTGTTATTGATGATGTTCTTAGTCCTTACCATTTCATGTTTACTTATTTCACAGGTGATGCTGAAAATGAAAAGCAAACATGTTGGAAAAACTATtaccaagaaaaagaaaagtacGTCCAAATCGAATAATCTTTAATACTATATGTTATAGCAAAACAACTCAATTCAATTAAGATACGAAAAAATAACGTATGTTGTGTGTGCAAGCAGATGTAGTAACAGAAGTTTACAAAGACGTACCAGCATGGCCAGGGAGGCATCTATTTGAGGATGGCGAAAAGCGTCGATATTTCGGATTGAAGACAGAAATACGCGGTGTTGTTGAGTTTGAATGCAAAAATCAAAGAGAATATGAGATGTGGACTCAAGGAGTTTCAAGACTTTTATCTATGGTGGCTGAAAGGAAGAAGAGATTTCAACACTAATTCACCAATTAATTATGCGCCTAAGATATTAGTAGTACACTAATTAATATGGATTACGTACTAGTTACTAGGTACTACGTACTTGATTAGTAGTTAAATCTATGATGgtagaaaattgtataaaagttTTGATGGGTAACACACTAAAACTCATGCTTGTATTATGTTTAGACCTTGAAGAAATCAATTAGTTGTCATTCCTAGCTAGAACAAATTTGTTTATCAAGAGGTATATAGTACACTAGCATATTCAGCAACATTCCCACAAATGGGAAAATTTCAGTTGAGTGATCAATTAATAATCTTGCAATGGAGGAGAGTAGAGCCATTGGTTCTAGGCAAAATGTGGGGGAAAAACAAATCACAAGTCAACTAATGTTTACTCCAGAAAGTCCATCTAACAAATCATGACATTTTCTACACTTCTTTTTGGTGGAAAGGGTACTAATATATGTAACAAAAGCCTACAACATGAGAGTTTGTTCCACAATATAGTACTTGAAAGAGTTTGAACTCCTAATACTAGTATAAGTAGAACAATAGTTAGTAGAGAGAAAGCTGCCTGTGGAGCAGAAATCATACGGATGGACATTGCTCCTATTCAATCGTTGCACAAAATTTCAGATGGCTAATGTGGAGTGTCCCAACAAACTTCTAAACAAGTGTAACCAGTCCCAGAGTAGCGAAGTGGGCAAGCCCGTCTGCAATTTGGTGTAGACACGCTCTATAGTAGAGCTAGCTATTCAGCGGCTGGAGAAGTTACCTACAGTCAACAACAATAGACGAACAATGAATATTAGAGTTACTTAGGATTTGAATAAACTCACTGGCGTCTATGTTAATTTCCAGAAGTCAAATATTATGCTCCAATTCAAGTGCAAGACCTGTGAAAAGTGCATATATTCAGTATTAAAAGCATCTCCATGTGTAATTGAGCCTATAAAACCTAAAATCCAAGTGACTTCATGGTTCCTAAAAACTCCTCCAATACCACTAAGGTTGTGCAATTGACAAACCATTCCAACAGTTTTTAGCATATAGCAAGGCTGTTTAGGAGGATTCCATTTTGACATAAAGAGGTATCTTTTGTGCCTTTAGAGGCTTAGGTCTGTGAAGAATCAAAATTCAATAGCTTGTTGGATGATAGGTTTTTTTTTCTGGAGAAAGTAACAACTCATGTTCTATTTCcaaaaacaaaatcagaaaCCTGCGACAACAAGTCACAGGTTTCCTAATTCCAATTGAGGCAGAGTATCAGGAAGATGAGCTTAAGACTTCTGTAACTGATTATACATCCTTCATATACtcctgtttacaccaaaaatgaaACGACACTAAAcaattcattttcattttctggATGTTGTGCTCTTGTTCTGGAAGCACCTGAGATTTCTTTCTCTCCAAACAGACCACCAGATGCGAGCTGGTATAATTTTCCATCTATCCTTGTCCAGAAATGTTAGAATCGCTGATCCAGATCTTCAGGGTCTCAGCTATTCTCCTTGACATCACCCACCTCAGACCCTTCatatttatgaagattttcCACAGTACATAGGTATTCCTGCAGCGTAGAAATAGGTGAGTTATTACTGTCTCAGCCTCTTCTTCACATAGGAAGCACCAAGGTCGGATGAATTCCCCTCTTCATGAGATTTTCTTGAGTCAACACAGCCTATTGATGAGTGCAAAGTTCATTATTCCTCTCAAGATGAAACTATATCTCATCTTCTTTTCAACTGTCCAAACATTATACCACTATGGAATTCTCTCAATTTTAGGCACAAATTGTCATCTATACCTTAATACCTGTTTACCCTTGAAAACTAATCTATTGCTAGCCTTCCATATCATCTAGAGACAATAAGAAAGGAAAACAGTACAGGGGATTGATTCATAATTGTAGGGGTGAATTGAGTGAACTGTTCAAGCCATGCAGAAGGAGAGGTAGCATCTAAAGGTACcagttgaaaaaaatatgagataGTTTCCTCTTGAGAGGAATGACAAACTTTGCACTCATTAGAGTAGCTATGCTAAGGTGAAGGGGATAGCTAGCAGTAGGCAATCTACCATGATTAAGTATCCatgagaaatattttattttaggagACAGTTTGAGACGCCAAAGACAATCGAAGGAAAGCAAGTCTTTACTGAGAAGGAgccatttgaggttaggccccAGATCAAACTATCACACGTAACGAGTGTTGGGGGAGATGCACTGCTTGTATTTTTCGAAGTAGAGTATCTGGTAGATTAAAGGAAAGAGTCAAGAAATCCTACAGATTACACGAAATACAGCTATTGTAGTCAAGAGATCCTTTTCCAGTAAAGGTCCATGAACAAGTGTTTAAGAGGGGTATTTGGTCGAATCCAAGAGGCATTCCAGAAATTAATGTGTCTGCTGTTCGCAGGGTTCCAAAGAAGTCCAATTTGGCAATACTGCCATCCATGTTGAATGGCTTTCCAAGTCCTAGAGTTATTAGAGCTAATGGCAGTAGAGGATAAGTATTTAGAACGTAACAGAGAAGCCCAGAGCTGGTGTTGTGAATTGAAGAATCATCAAGCAGTCACAGCAAGCAAagcatgattttaaatttaaggtCTTGTAAATCaaccccccacccacccacccaccccccaACTAAAGTCTTTGAGAAGTAACAACCTTCCAACTGACAAGATAATTTTTGCGTTCAAAAGTTCCACCGCAGAGGAAGTTGTGCATATATCTTTCTATagtagttttaaaatataagagGGAATGGATATGAACTGCATAATATGGTGGGAAGACTGTAGAGAGTAGAGCGGATTAATGTCGTACGTCTGACCAGAATAAGACATGGGTTTTCCATCCATCCATCATGCTTTACACTGTCCAAAATAAACTGAAAATCTGCCCTAGAAGGTTTTTGTCAAAAATGGGAAATCCCAAACATTTACCAAAAAAGACTGTCTTCATTCATTTGAAAAGAAGAGACAGTTTTATCCAAAACTGAAGTATTATTcgagaaatttaaatttgtcaaTATTAACTTTTTGGTAGTAAGACAAGAAGTTTCAGTAGAACTTTGAAGtaaagataatatcataaagaaTAAGTGCTACATTGGGGGTCCATTCCTTGAAATCTTGACATACCCCAAAAGATGGAGATCAACAGCCATAATAATAGTCTTGAGAGCATTTACATgcataaaatgaagaaagttatACAAGGAGAGAGGGTCTCCTTGGCGAATACCCTTACTGGGTTTAAAAGTATCCGTGACCAATTGAGACAGACAAATATTGAAGTAAAAGTAATATAAGTTTGACTACTTAGGAGGCacattgaaataaattaaactttctCTAATGGAACTCCATTCTAGTCAATCAAAACCTTTTTCCAAATCTAGTTCAGAAGCATATATGAGACACGACTCTTAGATTTATGAACGTAATAGAGAATCTCTTGAAAAAATAACGGCATTATCGGAGGCACGTCTATTCTTTTGGAAAGTAGATAGTGTAGGGCCAATAATGTCGGTCAAAAAAACATTTGAGACGCTTTACAATAACTttggaaattatattataaatagttttacaAAGAGTAATATGGCGAGATTGAGTAATCATACAGGCCCCTACACATTTAGGAATAAGACAAAGGTAAATAGATTTAATACTCGGGAATTGTGAATTCTCTAATGATTGATTAACAGAAACTAGTTACAGACTGCACTATAGTACTCCAATAATATATTTCTGCATAACTTAAATGTATACATATTATTTAACAGGAAAAGGCATAAGTATCTGCATGACTGAACATATTTCCAAACTACACACCTTTACTTTTCAggggtcctattaccccccgcCCTTTTTCTATCAATAGAAGGAGCAAAATTGGGGTTTTGCTCCCTTTACATTATGAAGAAAGAAACAAGGGTTGTGAACCaatttaaaatgaaacaaatacaCCCTTGTGTTGAGGTGGCACAAAGAGCATGCTCACTCTCTGTAAAGAATGCGAGGACAGATAAATAACTTATAATCTGATTAATGTGGAAACATCATTTTTTAATTGGAcagttaataattaattaatacacataattaattaacattaaaacttaagcataaatcttttaaataatctttcttgttttctttttctttccccTTTGAGAAGCAACATTACTTACAAAAATTATGCTCTTAAATATAgagtatatataatatgataaaaatgagCATTTTTTTGGTAACTAATTGTATTACTTAAGGAAGTAAGAAACTGTACAGTGCTTCATGAAAAGTAACAACCAATCAAGAACATAGTCCCCGGTTTGGGCCAGTCAGCCTGAACCGGCTGAGCTAAATGTTTTAAACACGAGTTTAGGCCAATCAGACTGAGAAATTCTACAATGAGCCTCACACAGCAAACAGTATACACTACTTGTATGAGAGGCTATATACATGCTTGACAAGAGGACCTTTTTGGGTCCCACTTACCAAAACTCCTCCAACTTTCCCTCTCTGCTCGATCACTTTCTCCCTCTTCTCTAATTTGCTTCAACTCTTTCCTCCTCCTTTTCTACCCTTCTAAATCTCTCCCTCCAAACTCTCTTCTGCAACTGTTCCCTTTCCTTCcatctcaataattttttttccaaagacCCTAACCCACAAAATTGGTGGGAACCATCCTCTATTATTCCCACCCCCAAAACAAACTACCTCCTTCTGAAAACAAAGAAACTTTATCAAGCACTCACTTCAAAGGGA
Coding sequences within it:
- the LOC101264972 gene encoding VAN3-binding protein encodes the protein MDNRWSEKNLNMNLPESPKAPMEFLSRSWSASALQVCKALTTTSSLSSSSSLPTKTNNNNNSVVVTIPENIISVVEEEDSANKLAGNTFSFASSATSQLVLDRIMSQSMHNGQEISPLTSGRLSHSSGPLNGSLTEETDSPPVSPSEEFEDVVKYLKANSTLQPLFTNVRTGYTGSAVGLAPNTPGGKTVGRWLKERREKKKEESRAQNAQLHAVVSVAGVAASVAAIAAATASASSTAKDEQMAKTDAAVASAAMLIAAQCVEAAEVMGADRDHLMSAISSAVNVRSHGDISTLTAAAATALRGAATLKARALKEVWNIAAVIPIEKGIGGGTGRNNDQNHSNNNNNYCEGLDIEENFLGVCNQELLARGRELLKRTRNGDLHWKIVSVYLHRSGEVMLKMKSKHVGKTITKKKKNVVTEVYKDVPAWPGRHLFEDGEKRRYFGLKTEIRGVVEFECKNQREYEMWTQGVSRLLSMVAERKKRFQH